Proteins encoded in a region of the Triplophysa dalaica isolate WHDGS20190420 chromosome 10, ASM1584641v1, whole genome shotgun sequence genome:
- the cherp gene encoding calcium homeostasis endoplasmic reticulum protein isoform X3 — translation MEISTPPEDQELRNVIDKLAQFVARNGPEFEKMTMDKQKDNSKFSFLFGGEYFGYYKYKLAIEQGQLLCQPGTEAAVTPPAMTLLQPPPIPPTTSSMEELIQQSQWNLQQQEQHLLSLRQEQVTAAISLAMEQQTQKLLVETQLDMNEFDSLLQPIIDTCTKDAISAGKNWMFNNAKTPPHCELMSSHLRNRITAEGAHFELRLHLIYLTNDVLHHCQRKSQRDLLAALQKVVVPIYCTSFLAVEEDKQQKITRLLQLWEKNGYFDDITIQQLQSPALGLGQYQASLITEYAPGVQPIQMAFQQQIQALKTQHEEFVANLKQQQTVVVAAAAVGQLAPVDAEIKPQSSMTSQPGEMKPSMPGPPPAEYESAQTHPSDSDSSSDMSSSKPGWYESQHNMPQWNPQQPPLFDPTQAPPPCPPWNSHEGMWNEQMDSSWSGPRDGPWSGPNEPPPSWSGQYDQPPWNNQQDQPPPWGQREPPFRMQRPPHFRGPFPPHQQPPPFNQPPPPHNFGRFPPRFMQDDFPPRHHFERPPYPPHHFDYPQGDFQGDIGPPQHHHPNQRIPPPGISEPPPWGGSQHPDFGPPPHGFNGQAPQIRRQNPAHVSQDDPSLVPNVPYFDLPAGLMAPLVKLEDHDYKPLDSKDIRLPPPMPPSDRLLAAVEAFYSPPSHDRPRNSEGWEQNGLYEFFRAKMRARRKKDQDKRNSTRGSRSRSRSRSRGRSTGRSTSRSSSRSSKSSRSRSRSRSHSRSRSYSRSRSRSRSRSRSRSRSRSRSRSRSKSLSPDKRRPAAKSRSPTPPSTSGLGSAPAAIPPELRLGEENKGHQMLMKMGWSGSGGLGVKEQGIQDPIKGGELRDKWDQYKGVGVQLDDPYINYRRNKSYNFVARMKAREKVTRDPQEAPSTE, via the exons TGCTGTGTCAACCGGGTACAGAGGCTGCTGTCACTCCTCCAGCGATGACCCTGCTGCAGCCCCCACCCATTCCGCCGACCACCTCTTCAATGGAGGAACTCATCCAGCAGAGCCAGTGGAACCTGCAGCAGCAGGAGCAACACCTGCTCAGCCTCAGACAG GAGCAGGTGACGGCTGCGATCTCGCTGGCGATGGAGCAGCAGACGCAGAAGCTGTTGGTGGAAACTCAGCTGGACATGAACGAGTTCGACAGCCTCCTTCAGCCCATCATCGACACCTGCACAAAAGACGCAATATCA GCTGGAAAGAACTGGATGTTTAATAACGCTAAAACTCCTCCGCACTGTGAACTAATGTCCTCTCACCTCAGAAACCGCATCACAGCCGAAGGGGCCCACTTTGAGCTCCGCCTACATCTCATCTATCTGACCAATGACGTCCTTCATCATTG TCAGAGAAAAAGCCAGAGGGATCTTTTGGCGGCTCTACAAAAGGTTGTGGTTCCCATTTATTGCACCAGTTTCCTGGCGGTCGAGGAGgacaaacaacagaaaatcaCACGA TTGCTGCAGCTGTGGGAGAAGAACGGCTACTTCGATGATATCACAATTCAGCAGCTCCAAAGTCCCGCTCTGGGACTCGGACAGTATCAG GCTTCGCTCATCACGGAATACGCGCCGGGGGTGCAGCCCATCCAGATGGCATTCCAGCAGCAGATCCAGGCCCTGAAGACTCAGCACGAGGAGTTTGTAGCCAATCTGAAACAGCAGCAGACTGTGGTGGTCGCTGCTGCCGCAGTCGGGCAGCTGGCACCTGTAGACGCCGAGATAAAGCCTCAATCTTCCATGACTTCTCAACCCG GAGAAATGAAGCCATCGATGCCCGGTCCTCCTCCTGCTGAATATGAAAGCGCTCAGACCCACCCATCAGACTCCGACTCGTCGTCGGACATGTCATCCAGTAAACCTGGCTGGTATGAGTCGCAACACAACATGCCACAGTGGAATCCGCAGCAGCCT CCACTGTTTGACCCCACTCAAGCGCCACCCCCATGTCCGCCCTGGAACAGCCACGAGGGCATGTGGAACGAGCAGATGGACTCCAGCTGGAGCGGCCCTCGGGACGGCCCATGGAGTGGACCGAACGAGCCCCCGCCCTCATGGAGTGGCCAGTACGATCAGCCGCCGTGGAACAACCAGCAGGATCAGCCGCCGCCCTGGGGCCAGAGGGAACCTCCGTTTCGCATGCAGCGTCCGCCTCACTTCCGCGGACCGTTCCCGCCCCATCAGCAGCCTCCGCCCTTCAACCAGCCCCCGCCTCCTCACAACTTTGGCCGCTTTCCGCCTCGTTTCATGCAGGACGACTTCCCTCCACGGCATCACTTTGAACGGCCCCCGTATCCTCCACACCATTTTGACTACCCACAGGGAGATTTCCAAGGGG ATATTGGTCCACCTCAACATCACCATCCTAACCAGAGGATTCCCCCTCctggaatctctgaacctcctCCGTGGGGCGGTAGCCAGCACCCTGACTTTGGACCCCCTCCTCATGGTTTTAACGGACAGGCCCCTCAAATAAGACGACAGAACCCGGCTCATGTCAGCCAGGACGACCCCAGCCTGGTCCCGAACGTCCCCTACTTTGACCTCCCCGCAGGACTCATGGCACCACTTGTGAAG CTCGAAGATCATGATTATAAGCCTCTGGACTCCAAAGACATTCGCCTGCCGCCTCCGATGCCCCCCAGTGACCGCCTGCTGGCCGCAGTGGAGGCGTTTTACAGCCCACCTTCGCACGACAGACCCAGAAACAG TGAGGGTTGGGAGCAAAACGGACTGTATGAGTTCTTCCGAGCCAAGATGAGAGCGAGACGAAAGAAGGATCAAGATAAACGCAACAG CACTCGAGGTAGTCGCTCTCGCAGTCGGTCGCGCAGCCGAGGACGATCCACAGGACGATCCACGTCACGCTCCAGCTCCAGGTCTTCTAAATCCTCACGCTCCAGATCGCGATCCAGATCCCACTCCCGTTCACGCTCTTACTCCAGATCTCGCTCCAG GAGCAGGAGCCGCTCCAGATCCAGGTCCCGTAGTCGCTCTCGCTCCAGATCTCGCTCTAAATCGCTCTCTCCTGACAAAAGACGCCCCGCTGCAAAATCTCGCAGTCCTACACCACC CTCCACCTCCGGATTGGGTTCAGCCCCTGCAGCGATACCCCCTGAGCTCAGGCTGGGAGAGGAAAACAAAGGCCATCAGATGCTCATGAAGATGG GTTGGAGCGGTTCTGGAGGTCTTGGAGTTAAAGAGCAGGGCATTCAAGACCCCATCAAGGGCGGAGAACTTCGGGACAAGTGGGACCAGTACAAAGGTGTAGGAGTCCAGCTGGATGACCCTTACATCAACTACAGGCGAAATAAAAGCTACAATTTTGTTGCAAGGATGAAAGCACGAGAAAAAG TTACCAGAGACCCACAGGAGGCCCCCAGCACAGAGTGA
- the cherp gene encoding calcium homeostasis endoplasmic reticulum protein isoform X1 yields the protein MEISTPPEDQELRNVIDKLAQFVARNGPEFEKMTMDKQKDNSKFSFLFGGEYFGYYKYKLAIEQGQHSSSHDDEFKMEVLCQPGTEAAVTPPAMTLLQPPPIPPTTSSMEELIQQSQWNLQQQEQHLLSLRQEQVTAAISLAMEQQTQKLLVETQLDMNEFDSLLQPIIDTCTKDAISAGKNWMFNNAKTPPHCELMSSHLRNRITAEGAHFELRLHLIYLTNDVLHHCQRKSQRDLLAALQKVVVPIYCTSFLAVEEDKQQKITRLLQLWEKNGYFDDITIQQLQSPALGLGQYQASLITEYAPGVQPIQMAFQQQIQALKTQHEEFVANLKQQQTVVVAAAAVGQLAPVDAEIKPQSSMTSQPGEMKPSMPGPPPAEYESAQTHPSDSDSSSDMSSSKPGWYESQHNMPQWNPQQPPLFDPTQAPPPCPPWNSHEGMWNEQMDSSWSGPRDGPWSGPNEPPPSWSGQYDQPPWNNQQDQPPPWGQREPPFRMQRPPHFRGPFPPHQQPPPFNQPPPPHNFGRFPPRFMQDDFPPRHHFERPPYPPHHFDYPQGDFQGDIGPPQHHHPNQRIPPPGISEPPPWGGSQHPDFGPPPHGFNGQAPQIRRQNPAHVSQDDPSLVPNVPYFDLPAGLMAPLVKLEDHDYKPLDSKDIRLPPPMPPSDRLLAAVEAFYSPPSHDRPRNSEGWEQNGLYEFFRAKMRARRKKDQDKRNSTRGSRSRSRSRSRGRSTGRSTSRSSSRSSKSSRSRSRSRSHSRSRSYSRSRSRSRSRSRSRSRSRSRSRSRSKSLSPDKRRPAAKSRSPTPPSTSGLGSAPAAIPPELRLGEENKGHQMLMKMGWSGSGGLGVKEQGIQDPIKGGELRDKWDQYKGVGVQLDDPYINYRRNKSYNFVARMKAREKVTRDPQEAPSTE from the exons TGCTGTGTCAACCGGGTACAGAGGCTGCTGTCACTCCTCCAGCGATGACCCTGCTGCAGCCCCCACCCATTCCGCCGACCACCTCTTCAATGGAGGAACTCATCCAGCAGAGCCAGTGGAACCTGCAGCAGCAGGAGCAACACCTGCTCAGCCTCAGACAG GAGCAGGTGACGGCTGCGATCTCGCTGGCGATGGAGCAGCAGACGCAGAAGCTGTTGGTGGAAACTCAGCTGGACATGAACGAGTTCGACAGCCTCCTTCAGCCCATCATCGACACCTGCACAAAAGACGCAATATCA GCTGGAAAGAACTGGATGTTTAATAACGCTAAAACTCCTCCGCACTGTGAACTAATGTCCTCTCACCTCAGAAACCGCATCACAGCCGAAGGGGCCCACTTTGAGCTCCGCCTACATCTCATCTATCTGACCAATGACGTCCTTCATCATTG TCAGAGAAAAAGCCAGAGGGATCTTTTGGCGGCTCTACAAAAGGTTGTGGTTCCCATTTATTGCACCAGTTTCCTGGCGGTCGAGGAGgacaaacaacagaaaatcaCACGA TTGCTGCAGCTGTGGGAGAAGAACGGCTACTTCGATGATATCACAATTCAGCAGCTCCAAAGTCCCGCTCTGGGACTCGGACAGTATCAG GCTTCGCTCATCACGGAATACGCGCCGGGGGTGCAGCCCATCCAGATGGCATTCCAGCAGCAGATCCAGGCCCTGAAGACTCAGCACGAGGAGTTTGTAGCCAATCTGAAACAGCAGCAGACTGTGGTGGTCGCTGCTGCCGCAGTCGGGCAGCTGGCACCTGTAGACGCCGAGATAAAGCCTCAATCTTCCATGACTTCTCAACCCG GAGAAATGAAGCCATCGATGCCCGGTCCTCCTCCTGCTGAATATGAAAGCGCTCAGACCCACCCATCAGACTCCGACTCGTCGTCGGACATGTCATCCAGTAAACCTGGCTGGTATGAGTCGCAACACAACATGCCACAGTGGAATCCGCAGCAGCCT CCACTGTTTGACCCCACTCAAGCGCCACCCCCATGTCCGCCCTGGAACAGCCACGAGGGCATGTGGAACGAGCAGATGGACTCCAGCTGGAGCGGCCCTCGGGACGGCCCATGGAGTGGACCGAACGAGCCCCCGCCCTCATGGAGTGGCCAGTACGATCAGCCGCCGTGGAACAACCAGCAGGATCAGCCGCCGCCCTGGGGCCAGAGGGAACCTCCGTTTCGCATGCAGCGTCCGCCTCACTTCCGCGGACCGTTCCCGCCCCATCAGCAGCCTCCGCCCTTCAACCAGCCCCCGCCTCCTCACAACTTTGGCCGCTTTCCGCCTCGTTTCATGCAGGACGACTTCCCTCCACGGCATCACTTTGAACGGCCCCCGTATCCTCCACACCATTTTGACTACCCACAGGGAGATTTCCAAGGGG ATATTGGTCCACCTCAACATCACCATCCTAACCAGAGGATTCCCCCTCctggaatctctgaacctcctCCGTGGGGCGGTAGCCAGCACCCTGACTTTGGACCCCCTCCTCATGGTTTTAACGGACAGGCCCCTCAAATAAGACGACAGAACCCGGCTCATGTCAGCCAGGACGACCCCAGCCTGGTCCCGAACGTCCCCTACTTTGACCTCCCCGCAGGACTCATGGCACCACTTGTGAAG CTCGAAGATCATGATTATAAGCCTCTGGACTCCAAAGACATTCGCCTGCCGCCTCCGATGCCCCCCAGTGACCGCCTGCTGGCCGCAGTGGAGGCGTTTTACAGCCCACCTTCGCACGACAGACCCAGAAACAG TGAGGGTTGGGAGCAAAACGGACTGTATGAGTTCTTCCGAGCCAAGATGAGAGCGAGACGAAAGAAGGATCAAGATAAACGCAACAG CACTCGAGGTAGTCGCTCTCGCAGTCGGTCGCGCAGCCGAGGACGATCCACAGGACGATCCACGTCACGCTCCAGCTCCAGGTCTTCTAAATCCTCACGCTCCAGATCGCGATCCAGATCCCACTCCCGTTCACGCTCTTACTCCAGATCTCGCTCCAG GAGCAGGAGCCGCTCCAGATCCAGGTCCCGTAGTCGCTCTCGCTCCAGATCTCGCTCTAAATCGCTCTCTCCTGACAAAAGACGCCCCGCTGCAAAATCTCGCAGTCCTACACCACC CTCCACCTCCGGATTGGGTTCAGCCCCTGCAGCGATACCCCCTGAGCTCAGGCTGGGAGAGGAAAACAAAGGCCATCAGATGCTCATGAAGATGG GTTGGAGCGGTTCTGGAGGTCTTGGAGTTAAAGAGCAGGGCATTCAAGACCCCATCAAGGGCGGAGAACTTCGGGACAAGTGGGACCAGTACAAAGGTGTAGGAGTCCAGCTGGATGACCCTTACATCAACTACAGGCGAAATAAAAGCTACAATTTTGTTGCAAGGATGAAAGCACGAGAAAAAG TTACCAGAGACCCACAGGAGGCCCCCAGCACAGAGTGA
- the cherp gene encoding calcium homeostasis endoplasmic reticulum protein isoform X2: MEISTPPEDQELRNVIDKLAQFVARNGPEFEKMTMDKQKDNSKFSFLFGGEYFGYYKYKLAIEQGQHSSSHDDEFKMEVLCQPGTEAAVTPPAMTLLQPPPIPPTTSSMEELIQQSQWNLQQQEQHLLSLRQEQVTAAISLAMEQQTQKLLVETQLDMNEFDSLLQPIIDTCTKDAISAGKNWMFNNAKTPPHCELMSSHLRNRITAEGAHFELRLHLIYLTNDVLHHCQRKSQRDLLAALQKVVVPIYCTSFLAVEEDKQQKITRLLQLWEKNGYFDDITIQQLQSPALGLGQYQASLITEYAPGVQPIQMAFQQQIQALKTQHEEFVANLKQQQTVVVAAAAVGQLAPVDAEIKPQSSMTSQPEMKPSMPGPPPAEYESAQTHPSDSDSSSDMSSSKPGWYESQHNMPQWNPQQPPLFDPTQAPPPCPPWNSHEGMWNEQMDSSWSGPRDGPWSGPNEPPPSWSGQYDQPPWNNQQDQPPPWGQREPPFRMQRPPHFRGPFPPHQQPPPFNQPPPPHNFGRFPPRFMQDDFPPRHHFERPPYPPHHFDYPQGDFQGDIGPPQHHHPNQRIPPPGISEPPPWGGSQHPDFGPPPHGFNGQAPQIRRQNPAHVSQDDPSLVPNVPYFDLPAGLMAPLVKLEDHDYKPLDSKDIRLPPPMPPSDRLLAAVEAFYSPPSHDRPRNSEGWEQNGLYEFFRAKMRARRKKDQDKRNSTRGSRSRSRSRSRGRSTGRSTSRSSSRSSKSSRSRSRSRSHSRSRSYSRSRSRSRSRSRSRSRSRSRSRSRSKSLSPDKRRPAAKSRSPTPPSTSGLGSAPAAIPPELRLGEENKGHQMLMKMGWSGSGGLGVKEQGIQDPIKGGELRDKWDQYKGVGVQLDDPYINYRRNKSYNFVARMKAREKVTRDPQEAPSTE; encoded by the exons TGCTGTGTCAACCGGGTACAGAGGCTGCTGTCACTCCTCCAGCGATGACCCTGCTGCAGCCCCCACCCATTCCGCCGACCACCTCTTCAATGGAGGAACTCATCCAGCAGAGCCAGTGGAACCTGCAGCAGCAGGAGCAACACCTGCTCAGCCTCAGACAG GAGCAGGTGACGGCTGCGATCTCGCTGGCGATGGAGCAGCAGACGCAGAAGCTGTTGGTGGAAACTCAGCTGGACATGAACGAGTTCGACAGCCTCCTTCAGCCCATCATCGACACCTGCACAAAAGACGCAATATCA GCTGGAAAGAACTGGATGTTTAATAACGCTAAAACTCCTCCGCACTGTGAACTAATGTCCTCTCACCTCAGAAACCGCATCACAGCCGAAGGGGCCCACTTTGAGCTCCGCCTACATCTCATCTATCTGACCAATGACGTCCTTCATCATTG TCAGAGAAAAAGCCAGAGGGATCTTTTGGCGGCTCTACAAAAGGTTGTGGTTCCCATTTATTGCACCAGTTTCCTGGCGGTCGAGGAGgacaaacaacagaaaatcaCACGA TTGCTGCAGCTGTGGGAGAAGAACGGCTACTTCGATGATATCACAATTCAGCAGCTCCAAAGTCCCGCTCTGGGACTCGGACAGTATCAG GCTTCGCTCATCACGGAATACGCGCCGGGGGTGCAGCCCATCCAGATGGCATTCCAGCAGCAGATCCAGGCCCTGAAGACTCAGCACGAGGAGTTTGTAGCCAATCTGAAACAGCAGCAGACTGTGGTGGTCGCTGCTGCCGCAGTCGGGCAGCTGGCACCTGTAGACGCCGAGATAAAGCCTCAATCTTCCATGACTTCTCAACCCG AAATGAAGCCATCGATGCCCGGTCCTCCTCCTGCTGAATATGAAAGCGCTCAGACCCACCCATCAGACTCCGACTCGTCGTCGGACATGTCATCCAGTAAACCTGGCTGGTATGAGTCGCAACACAACATGCCACAGTGGAATCCGCAGCAGCCT CCACTGTTTGACCCCACTCAAGCGCCACCCCCATGTCCGCCCTGGAACAGCCACGAGGGCATGTGGAACGAGCAGATGGACTCCAGCTGGAGCGGCCCTCGGGACGGCCCATGGAGTGGACCGAACGAGCCCCCGCCCTCATGGAGTGGCCAGTACGATCAGCCGCCGTGGAACAACCAGCAGGATCAGCCGCCGCCCTGGGGCCAGAGGGAACCTCCGTTTCGCATGCAGCGTCCGCCTCACTTCCGCGGACCGTTCCCGCCCCATCAGCAGCCTCCGCCCTTCAACCAGCCCCCGCCTCCTCACAACTTTGGCCGCTTTCCGCCTCGTTTCATGCAGGACGACTTCCCTCCACGGCATCACTTTGAACGGCCCCCGTATCCTCCACACCATTTTGACTACCCACAGGGAGATTTCCAAGGGG ATATTGGTCCACCTCAACATCACCATCCTAACCAGAGGATTCCCCCTCctggaatctctgaacctcctCCGTGGGGCGGTAGCCAGCACCCTGACTTTGGACCCCCTCCTCATGGTTTTAACGGACAGGCCCCTCAAATAAGACGACAGAACCCGGCTCATGTCAGCCAGGACGACCCCAGCCTGGTCCCGAACGTCCCCTACTTTGACCTCCCCGCAGGACTCATGGCACCACTTGTGAAG CTCGAAGATCATGATTATAAGCCTCTGGACTCCAAAGACATTCGCCTGCCGCCTCCGATGCCCCCCAGTGACCGCCTGCTGGCCGCAGTGGAGGCGTTTTACAGCCCACCTTCGCACGACAGACCCAGAAACAG TGAGGGTTGGGAGCAAAACGGACTGTATGAGTTCTTCCGAGCCAAGATGAGAGCGAGACGAAAGAAGGATCAAGATAAACGCAACAG CACTCGAGGTAGTCGCTCTCGCAGTCGGTCGCGCAGCCGAGGACGATCCACAGGACGATCCACGTCACGCTCCAGCTCCAGGTCTTCTAAATCCTCACGCTCCAGATCGCGATCCAGATCCCACTCCCGTTCACGCTCTTACTCCAGATCTCGCTCCAG GAGCAGGAGCCGCTCCAGATCCAGGTCCCGTAGTCGCTCTCGCTCCAGATCTCGCTCTAAATCGCTCTCTCCTGACAAAAGACGCCCCGCTGCAAAATCTCGCAGTCCTACACCACC CTCCACCTCCGGATTGGGTTCAGCCCCTGCAGCGATACCCCCTGAGCTCAGGCTGGGAGAGGAAAACAAAGGCCATCAGATGCTCATGAAGATGG GTTGGAGCGGTTCTGGAGGTCTTGGAGTTAAAGAGCAGGGCATTCAAGACCCCATCAAGGGCGGAGAACTTCGGGACAAGTGGGACCAGTACAAAGGTGTAGGAGTCCAGCTGGATGACCCTTACATCAACTACAGGCGAAATAAAAGCTACAATTTTGTTGCAAGGATGAAAGCACGAGAAAAAG TTACCAGAGACCCACAGGAGGCCCCCAGCACAGAGTGA